A genomic region of Chlorobaculum parvum NCIB 8327 contains the following coding sequences:
- a CDS encoding deoxycytidylate deaminase — protein MQEESKSGCGCSSRGENGAGEQARLGWHEYFMCVAHLISRRATCTRGHIGAVIVRDNNILSTGYNGAPSGLPHCNETNCKIYRSTHPDGTVEENCVNTIHAEINAIAQAAKHGVSIKDADIYITASPCIHCLKVLINVGIKTIYYDKPYKIEHIAELLRLSGIKLVQVHAENC, from the coding sequence ATGCAGGAAGAAAGCAAAAGCGGTTGTGGTTGCAGTTCGCGAGGCGAAAATGGCGCTGGTGAGCAGGCGCGGCTCGGGTGGCACGAATATTTCATGTGCGTAGCGCACCTCATTTCACGCCGGGCGACCTGCACGCGGGGGCACATCGGTGCGGTGATCGTGCGCGACAACAACATCCTCTCGACCGGCTACAACGGCGCGCCTTCCGGACTGCCGCACTGCAACGAGACCAACTGCAAAATCTACCGCAGTACCCATCCCGACGGCACCGTCGAGGAGAACTGCGTCAACACGATTCACGCCGAAATCAACGCCATCGCACAGGCCGCCAAGCACGGTGTATCGATAAAAGATGCCGATATTTACATCACCGCCAGCCCCTGCATCCACTGCCTGAAGGTGCTCATTAACGTGGGCATCAAAACCATTTATTACGACAAGCCCTACAAGATCGAGCACATCGCCGAGCTGTTGCGCCTGTCGGGTATCAAGCTGGTGCAGGTGCACGCCGAAAACTGCTGA
- the ribD gene encoding bifunctional diaminohydroxyphosphoribosylaminopyrimidine deaminase/5-amino-6-(5-phosphoribosylamino)uracil reductase RibD produces MNPNVGMRPEDEGHMRRCLELAERGAGSVSPNPMVGSVIVHDGRVIGEGWHQKYGGPHAEPHAIASVEDEALLRQSTLYVNLEPCSHHGKTPPCADLIVEKCIPRVVVGCLDPHKKVAGKGIARLREAGVEVTVGVLEAESERLNEAFMTSHRKGRPFVALKTAQTLDGRIATSLGASKWITGEASRCEVHRLRCAYDAVLCGASTALADDAELTVRFCAGRQPLRVLLDPRLQVPHEFRIFNDAAKTLVFALRDEAEPVLVSQLEARGVEVVLIGQSEGTLDLAQVFAELHRRRVLSVMVEGGSRLSAAMVRSGIVDKYYVFIAPKLFGDDGLPSFGPLDVIRPDMATKLSFTRVERFGEDLLVEAYPVR; encoded by the coding sequence ATGAATCCAAATGTGGGGATGCGTCCGGAGGACGAAGGCCACATGCGGCGATGCCTTGAACTGGCCGAGCGCGGCGCGGGCAGCGTGAGTCCGAATCCGATGGTCGGTTCGGTGATCGTCCATGACGGGCGTGTCATCGGCGAGGGGTGGCACCAGAAGTACGGTGGGCCGCACGCCGAGCCGCACGCCATCGCGTCGGTCGAGGATGAGGCGCTGCTCCGGCAATCGACGCTGTACGTCAATCTGGAGCCGTGTTCGCACCACGGCAAGACGCCGCCGTGCGCCGACCTGATCGTTGAAAAGTGCATTCCGCGCGTTGTCGTTGGTTGCCTCGACCCGCACAAGAAAGTGGCTGGCAAAGGGATTGCCCGGCTCCGGGAGGCGGGCGTCGAAGTGACGGTTGGCGTACTCGAAGCGGAGTCGGAGCGGCTCAACGAGGCGTTCATGACCTCGCATCGCAAGGGCCGACCGTTTGTGGCGCTCAAGACAGCGCAAACGCTCGACGGGCGTATCGCCACCTCGCTTGGCGCGTCGAAGTGGATCACCGGCGAAGCGTCGAGGTGCGAGGTGCACCGGCTGCGATGCGCGTATGACGCCGTGCTGTGCGGCGCTTCGACTGCGCTGGCCGATGACGCCGAGCTGACCGTTCGCTTCTGCGCTGGCCGCCAACCGCTTCGCGTGCTGCTCGATCCCCGGCTTCAGGTGCCGCACGAGTTCCGGATTTTTAACGATGCGGCCAAAACGCTTGTCTTCGCACTTCGAGATGAGGCTGAGCCTGTGTTGGTCAGCCAGCTCGAAGCACGAGGCGTCGAGGTGGTTCTAATCGGCCAGTCTGAAGGCACCCTCGATCTCGCGCAGGTGTTTGCGGAGCTGCACCGTCGGCGGGTGCTCTCGGTGATGGTCGAAGGCGGCAGCCGGTTGTCGGCCGCGATGGTCAGGTCTGGAATCGTGGACAAGTACTACGTGTTCATTGCTCCGAAACTCTTTGGTGACGATGGGTTGCCCTCATTCGGGCCACTCGACGTCATTCGTCCCGACATGGCCACAAAGCTCAGTTTCACGCGAGTCGAGAGGTTCGGCGAAGACCTGCTGGTCGAAGCCTATCCGGTACGCTGA
- a CDS encoding DoxX family protein: protein MKNDDLGKLILRLCVGGLMLFHGVHKLIYGYSFIISKLKDAHLPWLLVLGVPVGEVVAPLLIVLGLYTRPAALIQAFLMGMAVWLVHMGQLASLGPHGGYALELQAFYFFGALAVAFLGAGRYGVAKPGKWN, encoded by the coding sequence ATGAAGAACGACGATCTTGGTAAACTGATTCTGCGTTTGTGCGTCGGGGGGCTTATGCTCTTTCACGGCGTGCACAAGCTGATCTATGGCTACAGCTTTATCATCTCGAAGCTCAAAGATGCGCATTTGCCCTGGCTGCTGGTTCTGGGCGTGCCTGTCGGCGAGGTGGTGGCTCCGTTGCTCATCGTGTTGGGGCTTTACACCCGGCCTGCCGCGCTCATTCAGGCTTTCCTGATGGGCATGGCTGTCTGGCTCGTCCACATGGGCCAGCTCGCCTCGCTTGGTCCGCACGGTGGCTACGCACTCGAACTTCAGGCCTTCTACTTCTTTGGTGCTCTTGCCGTGGCTTTTCTCGGCGCGGGTCGTTACGGCGTCGCGAAGCCGGGTAAATGGAACTGA
- a CDS encoding ABC-F family ATP-binding cassette domain-containing protein has translation MVLLTVEGIGKTYGLKTLFTDVSFGIDDRDKVGIIGANGSGKSTLMKILAGSETPDTGRVMVSKEKKISYLPQVSPYDADDTVLEAVLKSGDKVMALICEYELALEALDHADGDQTALIEKVTHLSHELDVKGAWELESNAKAVLGKLGLNDLTAKMGTLSGGQRKRVALAHALVVPSDALILDEPTNHLDADSVEWLESYIRRYAGAVILITHDRYFLDRVATRMIELDGKTAKTYTGGYASYLVQKEEEEAQEIRDECKRNALAKQELEWMRTGAKARTTKQKARLQRAETLVYAPKKEQKQEMEIGFGAERLGNKIVEFHDVSKSWGEKKLLRSFDYLLEKGDRIGIIGPNGSGKTTLLEMIAGRTKPDSGRIEIGPTVKIGYYDQESRYLDDEKRVIEYIKEEAEQIKTKDGTLVSAAKMLERFLFAPSAQYNPIGNLSGGERRRLYLLRQLIGAPNVLLLDEPTNDLDIPTLRVLEDYLDTFPGCLVVVSHDRYFLDRTVEHIFAFEGDGIVRRYPGNYSVYLEMKAATAAEEQAAKPKPAPAAKPASESPKPTSSPKQRKLNSKEKRELEQLEQAIAEAEERQEAINAELSAAGSDFEAVQRLGDELHKIQEKLESDMERWGELAELA, from the coding sequence ATGGTTCTTCTGACGGTCGAGGGGATTGGCAAGACGTACGGGTTGAAAACGCTGTTCACGGATGTGTCGTTCGGCATCGATGACCGCGACAAGGTGGGCATCATCGGCGCGAACGGCAGTGGCAAGAGTACGCTGATGAAAATTCTGGCCGGCAGCGAGACGCCCGACACCGGGAGGGTGATGGTGTCGAAGGAAAAGAAAATCTCCTACCTGCCGCAGGTCTCGCCGTACGACGCGGACGATACCGTGCTCGAAGCGGTGCTGAAGTCGGGCGATAAAGTCATGGCGCTGATCTGCGAGTACGAACTGGCTCTTGAGGCGCTCGACCATGCAGACGGTGACCAGACCGCGCTGATCGAGAAGGTGACGCACCTGTCGCATGAACTCGACGTGAAGGGCGCGTGGGAGCTGGAGTCGAACGCCAAGGCGGTGCTCGGCAAGCTCGGCCTGAACGATCTGACGGCGAAAATGGGCACGCTCTCCGGCGGCCAGCGCAAGCGCGTCGCGCTCGCCCACGCCCTTGTGGTGCCGAGCGACGCGCTGATTCTCGACGAGCCGACCAACCACCTCGATGCCGACAGCGTCGAGTGGCTCGAAAGCTACATCCGCCGCTACGCCGGGGCGGTGATTCTCATCACGCACGACCGCTACTTCCTCGACCGCGTTGCCACCCGTATGATCGAACTGGACGGCAAAACGGCCAAAACCTACACCGGCGGCTACGCGAGCTACCTCGTTCAGAAGGAGGAAGAGGAGGCGCAGGAGATTCGCGACGAGTGCAAGCGCAACGCACTCGCCAAGCAGGAACTCGAATGGATGCGCACCGGCGCTAAGGCCCGCACCACCAAACAGAAAGCGCGCTTGCAGCGAGCCGAAACGCTGGTCTATGCGCCGAAAAAAGAGCAGAAACAGGAGATGGAGATCGGCTTCGGCGCGGAACGGCTCGGCAACAAGATCGTCGAGTTTCACGACGTCTCGAAATCGTGGGGCGAGAAGAAGCTGCTTCGCTCGTTCGACTACCTGCTCGAAAAGGGCGACCGCATCGGCATCATCGGCCCGAACGGTTCCGGCAAGACCACGCTGCTCGAAATGATCGCCGGACGCACGAAGCCCGACAGCGGGCGCATCGAGATCGGCCCGACGGTCAAAATCGGCTACTACGATCAGGAAAGCCGTTACCTCGACGACGAAAAGCGCGTCATCGAGTACATCAAGGAGGAGGCCGAGCAGATCAAAACGAAGGACGGCACGCTGGTCTCGGCGGCCAAAATGCTTGAACGGTTCCTCTTCGCCCCGTCGGCGCAGTACAATCCCATCGGCAACCTCTCCGGCGGCGAGCGGCGGCGGCTCTACCTGCTGCGTCAGCTCATCGGAGCACCGAACGTGCTCCTGCTCGACGAGCCGACCAACGACCTCGACATCCCCACCCTGCGCGTGCTCGAAGACTACCTCGACACCTTTCCGGGGTGCCTCGTCGTCGTCAGCCACGACCGCTACTTCCTCGACCGCACCGTCGAGCACATTTTCGCCTTCGAGGGCGACGGCATTGTGCGCCGCTATCCAGGCAACTACAGCGTCTATCTCGAAATGAAAGCCGCCACCGCTGCCGAAGAGCAGGCCGCCAAGCCCAAGCCCGCGCCCGCCGCAAAACCCGCGTCCGAGTCGCCGAAGCCGACATCATCGCCCAAGCAGCGCAAACTCAACAGCAAGGAGAAGCGCGAACTTGAGCAACTCGAGCAGGCCATCGCCGAAGCCGAAGAGCGTCAGGAAGCGATCAACGCCGAACTCTCCGCCGCCGGTTCTGACTTCGAGGCGGTACAAAGGCTGGGTGACGAACTGCACAAGATTCAGGAGAAGCTCGAAAGCGACATGGAGCGCTGGGGCGAGTTGGCAGAGCTGGCGTGA
- a CDS encoding DNA alkylation repair protein: MISTINTRLEALADLPTAAILRGFFKTGPGEYGEGDRFRGIRVPVLRKLCREFRHAGIEVISELLESPWHEDRMLALLLLMERYRASSESGREELYDFYCSRSDRVNNWDLVDVSCPHIVGRHLQTRDRSPLYRFVESSNLWERRIAIVSTFHFIRDNNFTDTLILAERLLADPEELLHKATGWMLREVGKRDQPQLEAFLEEYATVMPRTMLRYAIERFPEEERLAYLKKR, encoded by the coding sequence ATGATCTCGACAATCAACACTCGCCTCGAAGCGCTCGCTGACTTGCCTACGGCGGCAATTCTTCGAGGCTTTTTCAAGACCGGCCCCGGCGAGTATGGCGAGGGCGACCGGTTTCGCGGGATTCGCGTGCCGGTGTTGCGTAAACTTTGCCGGGAGTTCCGGCACGCGGGCATCGAGGTGATCTCAGAGCTGCTCGAATCGCCGTGGCATGAAGACCGGATGCTTGCTTTGTTGCTGCTCATGGAGCGCTATCGCGCGTCGAGCGAAAGCGGCAGGGAAGAGCTGTACGACTTCTACTGCTCACGAAGCGACCGCGTCAACAACTGGGATCTGGTCGATGTCTCTTGCCCGCACATCGTCGGCCGCCACCTGCAGACCCGCGATCGCTCGCCGCTCTACCGCTTCGTCGAGTCCTCGAATCTCTGGGAGCGCCGCATCGCCATCGTTTCCACCTTTCACTTTATCCGCGACAACAATTTTACCGATACTCTCATTCTCGCCGAACGCCTGCTCGCCGACCCCGAAGAGCTGCTCCACAAAGCCACCGGGTGGATGCTCCGTGAAGTCGGCAAGCGCGATCAGCCCCAGCTCGAAGCCTTCCTCGAAGAGTATGCCACAGTCATGCCGCGCACCATGCTTCGGTATGCTATCGAGCGTTTTCCAGAGGAGGAGCGGCTGGCCTATCTGAAAAAGCGCTAA
- a CDS encoding lmo0937 family membrane protein yields MLETIAIILIILWLLGLVTSYTMGGLIHILLVIAIVVIVIRLIQGRRIL; encoded by the coding sequence ATGCTTGAGACCATTGCCATCATATTGATAATCCTCTGGCTGCTTGGATTGGTAACCTCTTACACCATGGGAGGGCTGATTCATATACTTCTCGTTATTGCGATCGTGGTGATTGTGATTCGTCTCATTCAAGGACGACGGATTTTGTGA